A part of Eubacterium sp. AB3007 genomic DNA contains:
- a CDS encoding phosphomannomutase/phosphoglucomutase, with protein sequence MRKEVIMSTYDYKALQNGSDIRGVALPGVPGEDVNLDAEAVTRLAGGFLYWLSSRTGKKPSELTVAVGRDSRSSGEDISGLFEGSLAARGVRTLDCGLASTPAMFMATVFPEIQADGAVMVTASHLPWNRNGLKFFSADGGLDKGDITDIIVFAESSQILNMMPAGTPSAPEETDLMSLYTAHLRNLIVKAVEGTDAPAPSGSTTGNAAGPQPLAGLKIAVDAGNGAGGFYATQVLAPLGADVSASQFLDPDGTFPNHMPNPENKEAMAAIRQATLNGGCDLGLIFDTDVDRSSAVDEQGREISRNGIVAMAAALIAGDCPGTTVVTDSITSNELTEYLEGSLGLKHLRFKRGYRNVINKSMELNQAGTDSALAIETSGHAAYRENYFLDDGAYLATKIVIRTALLHREGKPISSLIADLKEPVESIEIRMPITAADFGACADKALAAISDLPAADTALTYEVVTPNYEGVRIAFRGPVNGWFLLRKSLHDPIMPLNIETDREGGAALVCANLKAQLAGIEGLDTEKL encoded by the coding sequence ATGAGAAAGGAAGTTATCATGAGCACCTACGACTACAAAGCCCTGCAGAACGGCAGCGACATCCGTGGTGTCGCACTCCCCGGTGTCCCTGGTGAGGATGTCAATCTGGACGCCGAGGCGGTCACCCGTCTGGCAGGTGGATTTCTATACTGGCTGTCTTCCAGGACCGGCAAGAAACCCTCAGAACTGACCGTGGCGGTCGGCCGTGATTCCCGCAGCTCCGGCGAGGATATCAGTGGCCTGTTCGAAGGATCACTGGCAGCCCGGGGCGTACGCACTCTGGACTGTGGTCTGGCCTCCACACCGGCCATGTTCATGGCCACCGTCTTTCCCGAGATCCAGGCGGACGGCGCGGTCATGGTCACCGCCAGCCACCTCCCCTGGAACCGTAATGGCCTGAAGTTCTTCAGCGCCGATGGCGGCCTGGACAAGGGGGACATCACGGACATCATCGTGTTCGCGGAATCTTCCCAGATCCTGAACATGATGCCCGCAGGCACCCCCTCCGCTCCAGAAGAGACGGACCTGATGAGCCTCTACACTGCCCACCTGCGCAATCTGATCGTAAAGGCGGTGGAGGGCACGGACGCCCCTGCACCTTCTGGGTCGACTACCGGAAACGCCGCTGGCCCCCAGCCCCTGGCCGGCCTGAAGATCGCCGTGGATGCCGGCAACGGTGCCGGCGGCTTCTACGCCACTCAGGTACTGGCCCCTCTGGGAGCCGATGTGTCCGCCAGCCAGTTCCTGGATCCCGACGGCACCTTCCCCAACCACATGCCTAACCCGGAGAACAAGGAAGCTATGGCCGCCATCCGCCAGGCTACTCTGAACGGCGGCTGCGATCTCGGCCTGATCTTCGACACCGATGTAGACCGCTCCTCCGCCGTGGACGAGCAGGGCCGTGAAATAAGCCGCAACGGCATCGTCGCCATGGCCGCTGCCCTCATCGCGGGGGACTGCCCCGGCACCACCGTGGTCACCGACAGCATCACCAGCAACGAACTGACCGAGTACCTGGAAGGCTCCCTGGGCCTGAAGCACCTGCGCTTCAAACGCGGTTACCGGAACGTCATCAACAAGTCCATGGAACTGAATCAGGCCGGCACCGATAGCGCCCTGGCCATCGAGACCAGCGGCCACGCCGCCTACAGGGAGAACTATTTCCTGGACGACGGCGCCTACCTGGCCACCAAGATCGTGATCCGCACCGCACTGCTGCACCGGGAAGGAAAGCCCATCTCCTCCCTGATCGCGGACCTGAAGGAGCCGGTGGAGTCCATCGAGATCCGCATGCCCATCACCGCCGCCGATTTCGGCGCCTGCGCAGACAAAGCCCTGGCCGCCATTTCTGACTTGCCGGCGGCCGATACCGCCCTCACCTATGAGGTGGTTACCCCCAACTACGAAGGCGTCCGCATCGCCTTCCGCGGGCCGGTCAACGGCTGGTTCCTGCTGCGCAAGTCCCTGCACGATCCTATCATGCCCCTGAACATTGAGACAGATCGGGAAGGCGGCGCCGCCCTTGTCTGTGCAAACCTGAAGGCACAGTTGGCCGGGATCGAAGGCCTGGATACGGAGAAACTATAA
- a CDS encoding YARHG domain-containing protein, whose amino-acid sequence MRGKKMFCKYCGKEIKNDAQFCPYCGGKQGHEAAEPIARKASPGPGQMTEVIDFGEEQFEEDEYPPYDTVTVVKPGGRGIGKIIAIIVAVLMVIAVAAGVIWFLTGDKDKTDAEKEKTTVTTNNEAQSETGSDKNAEESDGAVDFSNEESATEDDESLDKGNDSVGDTDYPGDSIIFPDSSYRLIEKSEYENLSEDALHDAVNEIYARHGYNFGGKAKYLEKYQDCDWYNPSSKTMDQVNAEFNDIEQANVDNLAHYNKKIYG is encoded by the coding sequence ATGAGAGGAAAGAAGATGTTTTGTAAGTATTGCGGAAAGGAAATTAAGAATGACGCCCAGTTCTGCCCGTATTGTGGAGGAAAACAAGGGCATGAGGCCGCTGAACCTATTGCGCGGAAGGCTTCTCCGGGGCCTGGGCAGATGACAGAAGTGATCGATTTTGGGGAGGAGCAATTCGAAGAGGATGAATATCCTCCTTATGATACTGTGACTGTGGTAAAACCGGGAGGCAGGGGGATCGGCAAGATCATTGCGATCATTGTGGCGGTACTCATGGTGATTGCGGTAGCCGCAGGAGTGATCTGGTTTCTGACGGGGGACAAAGATAAGACTGACGCGGAAAAAGAAAAAACGACAGTCACCACAAACAATGAGGCGCAGTCGGAGACCGGATCTGATAAGAATGCGGAAGAGAGCGATGGCGCGGTGGATTTCAGCAATGAGGAAAGCGCGACAGAGGATGACGAGTCTCTTGACAAAGGTAACGACAGTGTGGGTGACACGGATTATCCTGGTGATAGTATCATATTTCCGGACAGCTCGTATCGACTGATTGAGAAGAGCGAGTATGAGAATCTCAGTGAGGATGCTTTGCATGACGCTGTCAATGAGATATATGCGAGGCATGGGTATAACTTCGGGGGCAAGGCGAAGTATTTGGAAAAATACCAGGACTGTGACTGGTACAACCCATCGTCCAAAACAATGGATCAAGTGAATGCAGAGTTTAATGATATTGAACAGGCGAATGTTGACAATTTGGCACATTATAATAAAAAGATATATGGCTGA
- a CDS encoding LURP-one-related/scramblase family protein, translating into MEWMILLVFTMVACFVLVGISQQRYSGPGEEADTRNKEEYGVPARSLYTSSEVFTLHHRIEITDGGGCVVYRAETQFPSIHDKTDIYGSDGRHVAHIERKLVSLHERRYVEMENGNRFMLSNELFHLIKDVTNLEGLGWRLEGNLLQLNFSIRDVGGELIALVSQKAFSIHDKYAADIYKPEHEEEVVAILIALQHMIRDRQGTSASVGSSS; encoded by the coding sequence ATGGAATGGATGATTCTCTTGGTTTTCACCATGGTGGCTTGCTTTGTGCTTGTGGGCATATCGCAGCAGAGATACAGCGGACCGGGAGAAGAGGCCGACACCAGAAACAAGGAGGAATACGGGGTTCCCGCGAGGAGCCTGTATACATCGTCGGAGGTGTTCACGCTTCATCATCGCATTGAGATCACGGATGGCGGGGGCTGCGTCGTCTATCGCGCAGAGACTCAGTTCCCTTCCATCCATGACAAGACTGACATCTACGGCTCCGACGGACGTCATGTGGCGCATATCGAGCGGAAGCTGGTCTCTTTGCATGAACGCCGCTACGTGGAGATGGAAAACGGAAATCGTTTCATGTTATCCAACGAACTCTTTCATCTGATAAAAGACGTCACGAACCTTGAAGGCCTCGGTTGGCGCCTGGAGGGGAACCTGTTGCAACTCAATTTCTCCATCAGAGACGTGGGGGGTGAGCTGATCGCATTGGTGAGCCAGAAGGCCTTTTCCATACACGATAAGTATGCGGCTGATATATACAAGCCGGAACACGAGGAAGAGGTCGTCGCGATCCTGATCGCGCTGCAGCACATGATCCGTGACAGGCAAGGCACTTCGGCAAGTGTCGGATCTTCCTCGTAG
- a CDS encoding NCS2 family permease: protein MEKFFKLKENNTDVRTEVTAGVTTFLAMVYILAVNPNILSAAGMDSAAIFTATAISAAFATLIMAFYANYPVALASGMGLNAYFAYSVCIPMAEQGINDPWKIALAAVLCEGIVFILLSFTNFREKLVNEIPQNLKTGITAGIGMFIALVGLKGAGIVIGSESTLVDMGHVGTPQFVLAVVGFIIIAVLNHYNVQGHILIGILATWILGMIAQAVGWYQVDVEAGVFSLFPSFHGGFLPSKMNFFSFDFAWIGGHVVEFITIIFSFLFVDIFDTVGTLIGVASKGGLLDEEGKLPRAKQALLADAIGTCAGACMGTSTVTSYVESSAGVVAGGRTGLTSLTTGVLFILALFLSPIFLAIPGFATTPALLWVGLLMVSSIKNLDFDSDVADAVAGFLAFIMMPFTYSIANGIMFGMISWVLIKLFTGKFKEITGIMWICFVLFGLRIWTLM, encoded by the coding sequence ATGGAAAAGTTTTTCAAACTGAAGGAAAACAATACCGACGTAAGGACTGAAGTCACCGCCGGTGTTACCACCTTCCTGGCGATGGTCTACATCCTGGCGGTCAACCCGAACATCCTGTCCGCTGCCGGCATGGACAGCGCAGCGATCTTCACCGCCACCGCCATCTCTGCAGCCTTCGCCACACTGATCATGGCCTTCTACGCCAACTACCCGGTGGCACTTGCTTCCGGCATGGGCCTGAACGCCTACTTCGCCTACAGCGTCTGCATCCCGATGGCAGAGCAGGGCATCAATGATCCCTGGAAGATCGCCCTGGCCGCCGTCCTGTGCGAAGGTATCGTCTTCATCCTGCTGTCCTTCACCAACTTCCGTGAGAAGCTGGTCAACGAGATCCCGCAGAACCTGAAGACAGGCATCACCGCCGGCATCGGTATGTTCATCGCGCTGGTAGGCCTGAAGGGCGCCGGCATCGTCATCGGCAGCGAGTCCACACTGGTGGATATGGGCCACGTGGGTACTCCGCAGTTCGTACTGGCCGTGGTCGGCTTCATCATCATCGCGGTGCTGAACCACTACAATGTACAGGGACACATCCTCATCGGCATCCTGGCCACCTGGATCCTGGGCATGATCGCACAGGCTGTCGGCTGGTATCAGGTAGACGTTGAGGCTGGCGTATTCTCCCTGTTCCCCAGCTTCCATGGCGGTTTCCTGCCCTCCAAGATGAACTTCTTCTCTTTTGACTTCGCCTGGATCGGCGGTCACGTCGTAGAATTCATCACCATTATCTTCTCGTTCCTGTTCGTAGATATCTTCGACACCGTCGGCACTCTGATCGGTGTGGCCTCCAAGGGCGGCCTGCTGGACGAGGAAGGTAAGCTGCCCAGAGCCAAGCAGGCACTGCTGGCAGATGCCATCGGTACCTGTGCAGGTGCCTGCATGGGTACTTCCACCGTTACCTCTTACGTTGAATCCAGTGCAGGTGTTGTGGCAGGCGGCCGTACCGGTCTGACTTCCCTGACCACCGGCGTGTTGTTCATTCTGGCGCTGTTCCTTTCGCCGATCTTCCTGGCGATCCCGGGCTTTGCCACCACTCCGGCACTGCTGTGGGTCGGCCTGCTGATGGTCAGCTCCATCAAGAACCTGGACTTCGATTCCGACGTAGCCGATGCAGTGGCTGGATTCCTGGCATTCATCATGATGCCGTTCACCTACTCCATCGCCAACGGCATCATGTTCGGAATGATCTCCTGGGTACTGATCAAGCTGTTCACCGGCAAGTTCAAGGAGATCACCGGCATCATGTGGATCTGCTTCGTGCTGTTCGGACTGCGTATCTGGACGCTGATGTAA
- a CDS encoding HAD family hydrolase — translation MYQLAIFDLDGTLLDTLDDLADSVNMALSEYGLPPRTREEVRDATGTGTDNLIRLSVPEGTPAEITAQVTKFYRRWYGEHYNVKTKPYEHIREMLDALRAGGCRIAVLTNKMEDVAQELCASHLEFLPDLIVRGQKAGMPLKPDPAPVLAIMEEAGIGREQTIYIGDSEVDVATARNTGIKCMSCTWGFRSRAQLVEAGAENILDTPLLLVTEILK, via the coding sequence ATGTATCAACTAGCTATTTTCGATCTTGACGGCACACTGCTGGACACGCTGGATGACTTGGCGGACAGCGTGAACATGGCTTTGTCCGAGTACGGACTGCCCCCACGCACACGCGAAGAGGTTCGGGACGCCACGGGCACCGGGACGGATAACCTGATCCGGCTGTCGGTACCGGAGGGCACGCCTGCCGAGATCACCGCCCAGGTCACAAAGTTCTATCGCCGGTGGTATGGCGAGCACTACAACGTAAAGACCAAACCCTACGAGCATATCCGGGAGATGCTGGATGCCTTGCGGGCGGGCGGTTGCCGCATTGCCGTGCTCACCAACAAGATGGAGGACGTGGCGCAGGAGCTTTGTGCCTCGCATCTGGAGTTTCTGCCGGATCTCATCGTCCGGGGACAGAAGGCAGGCATGCCGCTAAAGCCGGATCCAGCGCCGGTGCTGGCCATCATGGAGGAGGCGGGCATAGGCCGGGAGCAGACTATCTACATCGGGGACTCGGAGGTGGACGTGGCGACGGCCCGCAACACCGGCATCAAGTGTATGTCCTGCACCTGGGGGTTCCGGAGCCGGGCGCAGCTAGTGGAGGCCGGGGCAGAAAATATTCTGGATACGCCCCTTCTGCTTGTGACAGAAATATTGAAATGA
- a CDS encoding phosphoribosyltransferase family protein, which translates to MFYEMTIAGCKRKLRLCPVNDDLYIGAFILFGDVELTIAASKALLEKAPEFDAIVTAESKGITLAYEMARQSGNKDFVVARKEEKLYMSNVVKTRVDSITTDHVQKLVLGEDEVETLSGKRVLVVDDVISTGGSLKSLEKLLAQVDCEIVAEMTVLAEGDSRGRDDIIYLAELPLFDRNGQPIE; encoded by the coding sequence ATGTTTTACGAAATGACCATTGCCGGGTGCAAGCGGAAGCTACGGCTTTGTCCGGTAAACGACGACCTGTACATTGGAGCGTTCATTCTCTTCGGGGATGTAGAGCTGACTATCGCCGCCTCCAAGGCGCTGCTGGAGAAGGCGCCGGAGTTTGACGCCATCGTCACTGCGGAGTCCAAGGGCATCACCCTTGCCTACGAGATGGCGCGGCAGTCCGGGAACAAGGATTTTGTGGTCGCCCGTAAGGAAGAGAAACTCTACATGAGCAACGTTGTGAAGACCAGAGTGGATTCCATCACCACCGATCACGTACAGAAACTGGTCCTTGGCGAGGACGAGGTGGAGACCCTCTCCGGCAAGAGAGTTCTGGTGGTGGACGATGTGATCAGCACCGGCGGTTCCCTGAAGTCGCTGGAGAAGCTGCTGGCGCAGGTCGACTGCGAGATCGTGGCGGAGATGACAGTACTGGCGGAGGGTGACTCCCGCGGCCGGGACGACATCATCTACCTGGCGGAGCTGCCGCTGTTCGACCGGAATGGTCAGCCTATCGAATAA
- the srtB gene encoding class B sortase — translation MAKSKKKSSLPFLLIVIILLIIIAVSLFNIVRLIGKYQVGTTVYNKVAEQVDAGEKGINWDKLLKINGDTVAWIRNPGTVIDYPVLQGEDDEYYLHRLINREYDFKGSIFMAAANDPKFKDFNTIIYGHRMKDGSMFHSLADYLEDGFYEKHKVMQIFTPKRDYDLHVFAAMEVPVDSPLYKIDFQDDEEKQEYLNQIDAESVLDTDVEPTTEDHIVMLSTCAYDYENARDLVFGVLREK, via the coding sequence ATGGCAAAATCAAAGAAGAAAAGCAGCCTGCCTTTCCTGCTGATTGTTATCATTCTCCTGATCATCATCGCGGTGAGTCTGTTCAACATCGTCCGCCTGATCGGGAAGTATCAGGTAGGCACCACTGTTTATAATAAGGTAGCAGAGCAGGTGGATGCCGGAGAGAAGGGTATCAACTGGGACAAGCTCCTGAAGATCAACGGGGATACTGTCGCCTGGATCCGAAATCCGGGGACCGTCATCGACTATCCGGTGTTGCAGGGCGAGGACGACGAGTATTACCTACACCGTCTGATCAACAGAGAGTATGATTTCAAGGGCAGTATATTCATGGCGGCAGCCAACGACCCGAAATTCAAGGATTTCAATACCATCATCTATGGACACCGCATGAAGGACGGGAGCATGTTCCACAGCCTTGCGGATTATCTGGAGGATGGATTCTACGAGAAACACAAAGTCATGCAGATCTTCACCCCCAAGCGGGATTATGATCTTCATGTGTTCGCCGCCATGGAGGTGCCGGTGGACAGCCCGCTCTACAAGATCGATTTTCAGGATGACGAGGAGAAGCAGGAATATCTGAACCAGATCGATGCGGAGTCTGTGCTGGATACGGATGTCGAGCCAACGACAGAGGATCACATCGTCATGCTCAGCACCTGCGCCTACGATTACGAGAATGCCAGAGACCTGGTGTTCGGGGTGCTGAGGGAGAAATAA
- a CDS encoding tetratricopeptide repeat protein, with protein MNIETERTEELYSLYEKKQKRKKLVLVAVVLICVLGFGGGIGSLKIMEGKHHQEADALIAMGDKELQAGHYEEAVAQYTKAIEIDKKNPKTLVKRANAYVKVADQKKDDKGDREVLKKAEKDYKKAKTLDPKNPDANTGLSEVYSKTRNKKALREVNEEIDKQSAREDNGIDRAAILNRGNSSSNLSNKGFLLETEEGAYIANAPHCGCISRIKEDGTLKTIWEPEDAPEDGSMVLYDLNMWGEYIYFRQEQNREDVSVSDDICKVREDGKEYQKLLETRHEDKESISYGQLRLVDGKLYFFRNTISDEPGSECITTIGQADLDGNNEKTIYAPHDYMQGFEADGSSLFVIQLGDQETDNDSSLIKKLDINSGESQAVYNAEDDSSIESMVLYKDKVYLAARTSDEEEDNAATMAYYRVDEDTLENQELLLQQEVYSSYDEPSEPGNSDFAIRNNELAVVVQDDTNAKLQRINLRSKKEKEFLLGNDEDLQVPECLGLWKETIYFCNHNEYDVPTIGSMSLEGKEYRENS; from the coding sequence ATGAACATTGAAACAGAAAGAACGGAAGAGCTATACAGTCTCTACGAGAAGAAACAGAAAAGAAAAAAACTTGTCCTGGTGGCAGTGGTTCTGATCTGTGTACTCGGGTTCGGAGGCGGCATTGGTTCACTGAAGATCATGGAAGGAAAGCACCATCAGGAAGCGGATGCCCTCATCGCCATGGGAGACAAGGAACTTCAGGCAGGACACTACGAGGAGGCGGTGGCTCAGTACACCAAGGCCATAGAGATCGATAAGAAGAACCCGAAAACCCTTGTGAAGAGGGCCAACGCTTATGTGAAAGTGGCTGATCAGAAGAAAGATGACAAAGGCGACAGGGAAGTGCTGAAGAAGGCGGAGAAGGATTACAAGAAGGCAAAGACCCTCGACCCGAAGAACCCCGATGCGAACACTGGCCTAAGTGAGGTCTACAGTAAGACCAGAAACAAGAAGGCGCTGCGGGAGGTGAATGAGGAGATAGATAAGCAGTCAGCACGAGAGGATAACGGAATCGATCGTGCCGCTATTCTGAACAGAGGGAACTCTTCTTCCAATCTGTCAAACAAGGGGTTTCTGTTGGAAACGGAAGAGGGAGCGTACATAGCGAATGCGCCTCACTGTGGATGTATCAGCCGTATCAAGGAAGATGGAACTCTGAAGACGATCTGGGAACCGGAAGACGCACCAGAAGATGGCAGTATGGTACTATATGACCTGAATATGTGGGGAGAGTACATTTATTTCAGGCAGGAACAGAATAGGGAGGACGTTTCCGTTTCTGATGATATATGCAAGGTTCGTGAAGATGGGAAAGAGTATCAGAAGCTGCTGGAAACCCGCCACGAAGACAAAGAAAGTATCAGCTATGGCCAATTAAGACTGGTAGATGGAAAGCTATACTTTTTCAGGAATACCATTTCCGATGAACCAGGCAGTGAATGCATCACCACGATCGGACAGGCAGACCTGGATGGGAATAATGAGAAAACGATCTATGCGCCTCATGACTACATGCAGGGTTTTGAGGCCGATGGATCCAGTCTCTTCGTCATTCAGTTGGGAGACCAGGAGACGGACAATGATAGCAGCCTCATCAAAAAACTGGACATCAATTCGGGGGAATCGCAGGCCGTTTACAATGCCGAAGACGATTCGAGTATCGAATCTATGGTGTTGTATAAAGACAAAGTTTACCTTGCTGCCAGAACCAGTGACGAAGAAGAGGATAATGCAGCCACAATGGCGTATTACCGAGTGGATGAGGATACACTGGAGAATCAGGAGTTGCTGCTTCAACAGGAGGTTTATTCATCGTATGATGAGCCCTCTGAACCTGGCAATTCAGACTTCGCTATAAGGAACAATGAACTTGCGGTCGTTGTTCAGGACGATACGAATGCAAAGCTGCAGCGTATTAACCTGCGTAGTAAAAAAGAAAAAGAGTTTCTTTTGGGCAATGATGAGGATCTTCAGGTGCCGGAGTGTTTAGGACTCTGGAAAGAGACGATCTATTTCTGTAATCATAACGAATATGATGTGCCCACGATAGGAAGCATGAGCCTGGAAGGGAAAGAGTATCGGGAGAATAGTTGA
- a CDS encoding zinc-ribbon domain-containing protein, with protein MSAKTLKIIQVVMVCIAFLFLFSSWMTMTGVSSEARAALDSEIIENMSSSALDDEGRTLVRNYKDLAVSPKDLASTAFIALKHMDDIKDTEDGTKYLVLFGLYLFLFILTVLSAILALFEIIKERSLTRGVPVFLGLMCVLFLVFIVLSIYANSKMMELIDGFGYLSNDYINPADLGVRPTLWGLIAVLFAVPIGYYQRLLQRTEWGQKALAYVGNISSEVAVKAKDVAKDAQSFAQHAGSWDCPECGNHVERGAKFCPKCGTERPPEPEARFCHKCGTKLQDGALFCEKCGTRVVDAGADPQEKGQLQIEKTRQDENLAGDNPAPQKPKVMLLNVSAEEAEAGAVKKLRLPDGQVKQLKIPAGVEDGKKFKVKSSEGDVVLQVRIK; from the coding sequence ATGAGTGCAAAGACATTGAAAATCATACAGGTAGTGATGGTATGTATTGCATTTCTGTTCCTGTTCTCGTCATGGATGACCATGACAGGGGTAAGCAGCGAGGCGAGGGCTGCTCTGGATTCGGAAATCATCGAAAATATGTCCAGCTCTGCACTGGATGACGAAGGGAGAACGTTGGTTAGGAATTACAAGGATCTCGCCGTCTCACCAAAGGACCTGGCATCTACGGCTTTCATAGCCCTGAAGCATATGGACGATATTAAGGACACAGAGGACGGGACAAAGTATCTGGTGCTGTTCGGGCTGTATCTGTTCCTGTTTATACTCACCGTGTTATCCGCGATCCTTGCGCTCTTTGAAATTATCAAGGAAAGGAGCTTGACAAGGGGAGTTCCGGTGTTCCTTGGATTGATGTGTGTCCTGTTTCTTGTCTTCATCGTATTGAGTATCTATGCCAATTCGAAGATGATGGAGTTGATTGATGGATTCGGCTACCTTAGCAATGATTACATAAACCCGGCTGATCTGGGCGTTCGTCCCACGCTCTGGGGATTGATCGCTGTGCTGTTCGCCGTGCCCATCGGCTACTATCAGAGGCTGTTGCAGAGAACAGAGTGGGGACAGAAGGCACTCGCGTACGTCGGAAATATAAGCTCTGAGGTGGCTGTGAAGGCGAAGGATGTGGCTAAGGATGCACAAAGCTTTGCGCAGCACGCTGGCAGCTGGGACTGCCCGGAATGCGGGAACCATGTGGAGCGTGGTGCGAAGTTCTGCCCCAAGTGCGGGACGGAGAGACCGCCGGAACCAGAGGCGAGATTCTGTCACAAGTGCGGCACAAAGCTCCAGGACGGGGCACTGTTCTGCGAGAAGTGCGGTACCCGGGTGGTGGATGCTGGGGCAGATCCACAGGAGAAGGGGCAGCTTCAGATAGAGAAGACCCGTCAGGATGAGAATCTGGCAGGAGATAACCCTGCACCGCAGAAACCCAAGGTCATGCTCCTGAATGTGAGCGCTGAGGAAGCGGAAGCAGGTGCGGTGAAGAAATTAAGACTCCCTGACGGTCAGGTCAAGCAGCTGAAGATCCCCGCGGGAGTAGAAGATGGTAAAAAGTTCAAGGTGAAGAGCAGCGAAGGAGATGTGGTGCTGCAGGTCAGGATCAAATAA
- a CDS encoding DMT family transporter — protein MSKRARANVMLFITAFIWGSAFVAQKVGADIGTFTYNGIRTFVGGLTLIPVILIMDSMRKKKAPADTRTEEEKKADRKMWIIGGLCCGFALFVASTLQQYGIYFTTAGNAGFITALYCIIVPFLSLLVGKKIRWIVWPAVVLGVIGLYLLCINPAEGFHLQKGDFFVLLCAFAFACHIMVIDYFSPKTDGVKLSCVQFLFAGAIGMVLMFIFETPDLSAILECWFPILYAGVMSCGVAYTLQVVAQADANPTEASLILCLESVFAVITGAIILGESMHIRGYIGCALILGAVVLSQLPEKSDKLKA, from the coding sequence ATGAGCAAACGAGCACGCGCAAACGTCATGCTGTTCATTACAGCATTCATCTGGGGATCTGCTTTTGTAGCCCAGAAGGTGGGCGCCGACATCGGCACCTTCACCTACAACGGAATTCGGACTTTTGTGGGCGGATTGACCCTGATCCCGGTGATACTCATCATGGATTCCATGCGGAAGAAGAAAGCCCCGGCGGACACCCGCACAGAAGAGGAGAAGAAAGCCGACCGGAAGATGTGGATCATCGGCGGTCTCTGCTGCGGGTTCGCCCTGTTCGTGGCGTCCACCCTGCAGCAGTACGGCATCTACTTTACCACCGCCGGCAACGCGGGGTTCATCACCGCCCTGTACTGCATCATCGTCCCCTTCCTGTCCCTGCTGGTAGGCAAGAAGATCCGCTGGATCGTCTGGCCAGCGGTAGTCCTGGGCGTCATCGGCCTGTACCTGCTGTGCATCAACCCTGCAGAGGGGTTCCATCTGCAGAAAGGCGACTTCTTTGTATTGCTTTGTGCCTTCGCCTTCGCCTGCCACATCATGGTCATCGACTACTTCTCGCCGAAGACCGACGGCGTCAAACTCTCCTGCGTGCAGTTCCTGTTCGCCGGAGCCATCGGCATGGTGCTGATGTTTATCTTTGAGACACCGGATCTGTCCGCCATCCTGGAATGCTGGTTCCCCATCCTCTACGCAGGCGTCATGAGCTGCGGCGTGGCCTACACTTTGCAGGTGGTGGCCCAGGCCGACGCCAATCCCACGGAGGCATCCCTGATCCTGTGCCTGGAGTCTGTGTTCGCCGTCATCACCGGCGCCATCATCCTGGGCGAGAGCATGCACATCCGCGGCTACATCGGCTGCGCACTGATCCTGGGGGCGGTGGTCCTGTCCCAGCTCCCGGAGAAGTCGGACAAACTCAAGGCCTAA